One genomic segment of Rhodothermaceae bacterium includes these proteins:
- the tsaB gene encoding tRNA (adenosine(37)-N6)-threonylcarbamoyltransferase complex dimerization subunit type 1 TsaB, which translates to MRALILDTSGPFTTVLITEHHQLSTSHILRDRPAEHLHEQIHASLENLCITPQDLSQIAVVIGPGSWTGLNIGVTAAKTLAQILETPLIPIYTLDALAASCAKPSWTLMNAGRNQCYYARYSTSDSQEMAVDPIDTVIQQILADSNSVYVVEYGDTFKERFTGNDKYLSMDRLPPEALIAALKTSGSIEGADIKSLTPAYLQPSHVEQDASH; encoded by the coding sequence ATGCGAGCACTGATTCTTGACACATCCGGACCATTTACTACGGTCCTGATCACGGAGCATCATCAGCTATCCACCAGTCATATTCTTCGCGACCGCCCTGCTGAGCATTTACATGAGCAAATCCATGCATCCCTCGAAAATTTGTGCATTACTCCCCAGGATCTGAGCCAAATCGCCGTAGTTATTGGCCCGGGTTCCTGGACCGGACTAAATATCGGGGTTACGGCGGCCAAAACACTGGCACAGATACTTGAAACTCCTCTGATACCGATCTATACACTTGATGCACTGGCGGCGAGTTGTGCTAAACCTTCCTGGACGCTCATGAATGCTGGGCGTAATCAGTGCTACTATGCGCGATATTCAACATCCGATTCCCAGGAAATGGCGGTAGATCCCATAGATACCGTGATCCAACAGATCCTTGCAGACTCGAATTCAGTCTATGTTGTTGAATATGGTGATACGTTCAAAGAGCGGTTTACTGGAAATGACAAATACCTCTCCATGGATCGGCTCCCGCCGGAAGCTTTAATTGCCGCATTGAAAACTTCTGGCAGTATAGAAGGTGCGGATATTAAGTCACTCACCCCTGCCTACCTGCAGCCATCTCACGTGGAGCAGGATGCATCTCACTGA
- the tsaE gene encoding tRNA (adenosine(37)-N6)-threonylcarbamoyltransferase complex ATPase subunit type 1 TsaE translates to MHSTKNSYDDLVDLITSSPSETQSLGRSIGAWLPKPSVLGLDGPLGAGKTCFVQGLARGLGIPATTHVTSPAYTLVQEYLFGSRKLVHIDFYRLSTLTNTDFMLFQELLENPNHIVVIEWASKFLSDLVPEFLTISISLGQDKNQRNFQVSSTSPRYVELLDKLSNHASTDS, encoded by the coding sequence TTGCACAGCACCAAGAATTCCTATGATGACTTGGTTGACCTCATAACTTCCAGCCCCTCTGAAACCCAATCCTTAGGTCGCTCGATTGGTGCCTGGTTACCCAAACCATCTGTCTTGGGGCTCGATGGCCCACTCGGGGCAGGCAAGACCTGCTTCGTGCAAGGACTGGCCCGGGGACTTGGCATCCCCGCAACAACCCATGTGACCAGCCCAGCCTACACCCTGGTCCAAGAGTATCTTTTCGGGAGCCGTAAGCTGGTTCATATTGATTTTTATAGGCTCAGCACCTTGACGAATACAGACTTCATGCTCTTCCAAGAACTACTTGAGAACCCGAATCATATCGTAGTTATCGAATGGGCCTCCAAATTCCTGTCCGACCTGGTTCCAGAATTCCTGACAATTTCCATCTCACTCGGACAAGACAAAAATCAGCGAAACTTCCAGGTATCCTCCACTTCCCCGCGTTACGTGGAGCTGCTTGATAAACTGTCAAATCATGCGAGCACTGATTCTTGA
- a CDS encoding DUF4399 domain-containing protein: MRLYWIVPLFILAACQSEPQVTTESEAETEYVRSQSAEDAVVYIITPEDGDVVQSGMVNIKFGLSGMGVAPAGIEFPNSGHHHLLVNAADAPAMDMPIPTDSAHLHFGLGQTETTLELSPGTYTLQLLLGDYSHTPHDPPVMSEPVTITVE, from the coding sequence ATGAGATTGTACTGGATAGTCCCACTGTTCATCCTTGCTGCCTGCCAATCCGAGCCGCAGGTTACAACAGAGTCCGAGGCCGAAACGGAATACGTTCGATCCCAATCAGCTGAAGATGCGGTTGTATATATCATTACGCCTGAGGATGGGGATGTCGTGCAAAGTGGCATGGTGAATATTAAGTTTGGTTTATCCGGCATGGGAGTTGCGCCAGCCGGCATTGAATTCCCCAACTCGGGTCATCACCACCTGTTGGTGAATGCAGCGGATGCGCCGGCTATGGATATGCCGATCCCAACAGATTCAGCTCATCTCCATTTTGGACTTGGGCAGACAGAAACCACATTGGAGTTAAGCCCCGGTACCTACACACTTCAGTTACTCTTGGGGGACTACAGCCATACCCCGCATGATCCGCCCGTGATGTCAGAACCAGTGACGATCACCGTCGAGTAG
- a CDS encoding deoxyribodipyrimidine photo-lyase has product MRSREVQQGGSILWLRRDLRLTDQPAWHAAIEKPGPVWPVFILDPLIESTYGAAPKWRLGKSLHSLADSLEKQNSRLLFRRGDALEVLRALILETGAKHVVWSRLYDLQSMKRDEAVRVDLNARGVDVHEVNSSLLFEPETVHTRTGGFYQVYTPYWRAVERRKVSSPLDAPTDLSPPQDWPRSDSLSDWKLGAEMYRGAAVVSRFARVGERAARERLECFVENSIGRYKSERDYPGNRATSRLSENLTYGEISPRMIWHAGKRALTNTRNPREVEHFLKEVVWRDFAYHLLYHTPHIISRNWRPQWDNFPWREENEDAEAWRRGMTGIEMVDAAMREMYVTGTMHNRTRMLAASFLTKHLMTGWKIGEQWFRDCLIDWDIAANAMGWQWTAGSGPDAAPYFRIYNPETQANKFDSDHSYRDRFIAEGRMLPHEDALSYFEAVPKSWNLSPDRPYPAPIIDLGAGRKRAMEAYSRYRRVLAKEV; this is encoded by the coding sequence ATGAGGTCAAGGGAAGTTCAGCAGGGAGGAAGCATTTTATGGCTCCGCCGTGATCTTCGCTTGACTGACCAGCCGGCATGGCATGCTGCAATTGAAAAGCCGGGTCCAGTTTGGCCAGTCTTCATTCTTGATCCGTTGATTGAATCTACTTATGGTGCAGCACCGAAGTGGCGGCTTGGAAAGAGCCTACATTCGTTGGCAGATAGTCTCGAAAAACAGAATAGCCGTTTACTTTTCCGGCGGGGAGACGCATTAGAGGTTCTCCGGGCATTGATTCTGGAGACGGGTGCCAAACATGTTGTCTGGTCTAGGTTGTATGATCTGCAGTCTATGAAAAGGGATGAAGCGGTGCGGGTTGACTTAAATGCACGGGGGGTGGATGTCCATGAGGTGAATTCCAGTCTATTGTTTGAACCTGAGACGGTACATACGCGGACTGGCGGTTTTTACCAGGTTTATACGCCTTATTGGCGGGCAGTGGAACGTCGGAAGGTATCATCTCCTCTAGATGCTCCAACTGATTTGTCACCGCCCCAGGATTGGCCAAGGAGTGACTCGCTCTCTGACTGGAAGCTCGGTGCTGAGATGTACCGTGGTGCTGCAGTGGTTTCTCGTTTTGCAAGAGTGGGGGAGCGGGCTGCCCGTGAACGCCTCGAATGCTTCGTTGAAAACTCCATTGGGCGTTATAAATCCGAGAGAGACTATCCAGGCAATAGAGCAACGTCAAGATTATCTGAAAATCTCACTTATGGAGAAATTTCTCCCAGAATGATTTGGCATGCTGGTAAGCGTGCATTGACGAACACGAGGAATCCAAGGGAGGTAGAGCATTTTCTGAAGGAGGTAGTTTGGCGTGATTTTGCCTATCACCTTCTATACCACACCCCCCATATTATCAGTAGGAATTGGCGACCGCAGTGGGATAATTTTCCGTGGCGCGAGGAAAACGAGGATGCAGAAGCATGGCGGCGGGGGATGACAGGGATTGAGATGGTGGATGCCGCGATGCGCGAAATGTATGTGACGGGTACGATGCATAATCGCACCCGTATGTTGGCGGCCAGTTTTTTAACGAAACATTTGATGACCGGGTGGAAGATTGGGGAGCAGTGGTTCCGTGATTGTTTGATCGACTGGGATATTGCCGCCAATGCAATGGGCTGGCAATGGACGGCGGGTTCAGGTCCTGATGCCGCGCCATATTTTCGAATTTACAACCCGGAGACTCAGGCCAATAAATTTGATTCCGACCATAGTTACAGGGACAGATTTATTGCCGAGGGGCGCATGTTGCCCCATGAGGACGCATTAAGTTATTTTGAGGCGGTTCCAAAGTCCTGGAATCTCTCTCCTGATCGGCCTTATCCCGCTCCGATCATTGATTTGGGAGCAGGAAGAAAACGGGCAATGGAGGCTTACAGTAGGTATCGCCGAGTGTTGGCAAAAGAGGTATAA
- a CDS encoding amino acid ABC transporter substrate-binding protein gives MRILFVSLSVLCFLTLNACDSSSNDQVLEITIGLAAPLTGTLARTGQEMRVAAEMAVALANEGLTEGRPSFRLTVEDSKSTTEGTEDAFRSLISGGVAFILGPYTSTNTNHIIPIIDEARVVTIAPASAAQGLAAKSDWLFRSTLTVDILMPAGVRATHAHLDYKNIGILTNAADRFSQSAEDKFVEEIGKLSRVSIGVKQSFDRRGGDASPDLTPQINALTGATPELDVLFFFGLAPDRQNFVLKAHELGVTDLPFVITLLSTSDIRLVRESAPSSAEGILVLHAWIAGSNHPASQVYVREHQARYNEVPSDIHARTHAAADLLLKAIMEVAPENISNEAVREGLSGMHNVDTIYGPFSFDDNGDADFIPLVGVVRGSNIELLED, from the coding sequence ATGAGAATTTTATTTGTCAGTCTCTCTGTCCTGTGTTTTCTGACCTTGAATGCATGTGACAGCTCAAGTAACGATCAGGTCTTGGAAATCACCATTGGCCTCGCAGCACCCTTGACGGGTACCTTGGCTCGTACTGGCCAGGAAATGCGTGTTGCGGCAGAAATGGCTGTCGCTCTCGCGAATGAAGGCCTTACCGAGGGTCGCCCGTCCTTTCGACTCACGGTTGAAGATAGTAAGAGTACCACTGAAGGTACTGAGGATGCGTTCCGCAGCCTTATCTCCGGTGGAGTCGCATTTATCCTAGGACCCTACACCTCGACAAACACAAATCATATTATTCCCATCATTGATGAAGCTCGTGTTGTCACGATCGCCCCTGCCTCTGCTGCACAGGGGTTAGCTGCCAAATCTGATTGGCTCTTCCGATCTACGCTCACTGTTGATATTCTAATGCCGGCCGGAGTGCGTGCAACCCACGCACATCTTGACTACAAGAACATCGGCATTCTGACTAATGCAGCTGATCGGTTTTCTCAAAGTGCAGAGGATAAATTTGTTGAGGAGATTGGGAAACTCAGTAGAGTGTCCATCGGCGTGAAGCAGTCTTTTGACCGACGTGGCGGTGATGCTTCACCTGATCTGACACCTCAGATTAATGCACTCACCGGTGCAACCCCGGAGCTAGATGTTCTTTTCTTTTTTGGACTTGCTCCCGACCGGCAGAATTTTGTCCTGAAAGCTCACGAATTAGGTGTTACGGATCTGCCCTTCGTGATTACACTGCTGAGCACCTCTGATATTCGTTTAGTCCGCGAATCAGCACCATCTTCAGCCGAAGGGATTCTGGTGCTACACGCATGGATCGCAGGTAGCAATCACCCTGCAAGCCAGGTATACGTAAGAGAACATCAAGCACGGTACAATGAGGTCCCGAGCGATATTCATGCGCGGACGCACGCCGCAGCAGACCTCCTTTTGAAAGCGATTATGGAAGTTGCTCCCGAGAATATTTCAAATGAGGCAGTCAGGGAAGGACTATCTGGGATGCACAACGTGGACACGATCTATGGCCCATTTTCTTTTGACGACAATGGTGATGCTGATTTCATCCCATTGGTCGGTGTTGTGCGCGGCAGTAATATTGAACTCCTTGAAGACTAG
- a CDS encoding oxidase, with translation MAQSHHHIIPVRTLALVFGALLFLTLITVITAQIDLGILNVPLALAIAGSKTILVIFIFMALKYDNPVNMLTVVLGVVFVVVFLALTLADTEFRGSMGITEPGTTESASIESSP, from the coding sequence ATGGCACAGAGCCACCATCATATCATTCCGGTGCGCACCCTTGCTTTGGTTTTTGGTGCGCTTCTGTTTCTCACTTTGATCACGGTCATCACTGCCCAGATTGATTTGGGGATCTTGAATGTCCCTTTGGCATTGGCTATTGCGGGTTCCAAGACCATTCTAGTCATCTTTATCTTTATGGCCCTGAAATACGACAATCCAGTCAATATGCTGACTGTGGTCCTTGGGGTTGTATTTGTCGTCGTCTTTCTGGCACTTACGCTTGCTGACACGGAATTTCGCGGCAGTATGGGGATTACAGAACCTGGGACTACAGAGTCTGCTTCCATCGAATCGTCCCCGTAA
- a CDS encoding cytochrome c oxidase subunit 3 family protein produces MNSADTTLKHYFVSHEQQFDAAKLGMWLFLVTEVLLFSGMFVAYAVYRSWHPEVFLQASELLDWRLGALNTVVLLASSFTVALSIHFVQKGQNDKVIGFLILTLACAAVFMIVKYFEYEGKFSHGVFPGAGFEPHGMVDGKDYSKYDIPFAPQFFSIYFVMTGIHGVHVLVGMGLFGWLTTRVARGHFSPQYYTPVELTGLYWHLVDIIWIFLFPLLYLI; encoded by the coding sequence ATGAATAGTGCAGATACCACACTGAAGCACTATTTCGTTAGCCACGAACAGCAGTTCGATGCGGCGAAGCTAGGCATGTGGCTCTTCCTGGTTACGGAAGTACTCCTGTTTTCCGGGATGTTTGTGGCTTATGCGGTCTACCGATCCTGGCACCCGGAGGTGTTCCTTCAGGCTAGTGAGTTGTTGGATTGGCGGCTTGGTGCGCTGAATACGGTTGTACTTCTGGCTTCAAGCTTTACGGTTGCTCTCTCTATCCACTTCGTTCAGAAAGGGCAGAATGACAAAGTGATTGGGTTTTTGATCCTGACACTCGCATGTGCAGCGGTCTTTATGATTGTCAAGTACTTTGAGTATGAGGGCAAGTTTTCTCACGGGGTCTTCCCAGGGGCTGGCTTCGAACCGCACGGGATGGTAGATGGCAAAGATTATTCCAAGTACGACATTCCGTTCGCGCCCCAGTTTTTCAGCATCTATTTTGTGATGACGGGTATTCATGGTGTCCATGTGCTGGTGGGAATGGGCCTGTTCGGGTGGCTCACAACGCGTGTTGCCCGCGGCCACTTTTCCCCTCAATATTACACCCCGGTTGAGTTGACTGGGCTGTATTGGCACTTGGTTGACATCATCTGGATCTTTCTTTTTCCATTACTCTACCTGATTTAG
- the ctaD gene encoding cytochrome c oxidase subunit I, whose protein sequence is MSDGSHNYLNARKGLWSWLSTTDHKRIGIMYAIACGAFFLLGGILATFVRTELGEPGETILGQDQYNQMFTLHGVVMVFLVIIPAIPGILGNFALPIQIGAKDVAFPRLNLASWYLFMAGAIMAVCGWLFVGKVDTGWTFYTPYSSGASNAVLWLTSAVFVAGFASIFTGLNFIVTVHKMRAPGMTWNRLPLFTWAIYATGIVQVLATPVIGITMVLLFLEKLLQIGIFDPALGGDPVLFQHFFWFYSHPAVYIMILPAMGIISDLIGTFSRQHVSGYTFIALSSVAIAFLGFLVWGHHMFVSGQSALSSIIFSMLTFLIGIPTGIKVFNWVATMYKGSVWLRTPMIYALMFLFLFTIGGLTGIMVGVLAVDVHLHDTYFVVAHFHYVMMGGALIGLIGGLHYWWPKMTGRMYNETAGVIAAILVFIGFNLTFFTQFFLGTKGMPRRYHDYSEFLQTYPEFAALNMASTIGSYILAVGLVMILIYALYSLFKGPRATANPWGACTLEWTHTGPVPDEHNFHDTPLVTRGPYDFHLADDVFGQKNDS, encoded by the coding sequence ATGAGTGACGGATCACACAATTATTTGAACGCCAGAAAGGGCCTCTGGTCATGGCTCTCTACGACCGATCACAAGCGGATCGGAATTATGTATGCGATCGCTTGTGGCGCATTCTTCCTGTTAGGGGGCATCCTCGCAACATTTGTACGAACGGAGCTTGGGGAGCCTGGGGAGACGATTCTCGGGCAGGATCAATACAATCAGATGTTCACGCTCCATGGCGTGGTCATGGTTTTTCTGGTCATTATTCCTGCCATCCCCGGGATCCTTGGTAATTTTGCTCTGCCCATACAGATCGGGGCCAAAGATGTGGCATTCCCTCGACTGAATCTGGCGAGCTGGTATCTCTTCATGGCGGGGGCGATCATGGCGGTTTGCGGATGGTTGTTTGTCGGGAAGGTGGATACTGGTTGGACGTTTTATACACCTTACTCCAGTGGAGCTTCGAATGCAGTACTCTGGCTGACTTCGGCCGTTTTTGTCGCCGGCTTTGCCTCCATCTTTACCGGTTTGAACTTCATTGTGACCGTGCACAAGATGCGCGCTCCCGGCATGACATGGAACCGGCTCCCGTTATTTACCTGGGCCATCTACGCGACGGGCATTGTTCAGGTGCTGGCGACGCCAGTGATTGGGATCACCATGGTTTTGCTTTTCCTGGAAAAGCTGTTACAGATTGGCATCTTTGATCCGGCTTTAGGAGGAGACCCCGTTCTCTTTCAACATTTCTTCTGGTTCTACAGCCATCCGGCAGTCTACATCATGATTCTCCCGGCGATGGGAATTATCAGTGATCTGATAGGGACATTCTCCAGGCAACACGTCTCTGGATACACCTTCATTGCCCTTTCCTCGGTTGCGATTGCATTTCTGGGGTTCCTTGTTTGGGGGCACCATATGTTCGTGTCAGGCCAGAGCGCCCTCTCTTCGATTATTTTCTCGATGCTCACGTTCCTGATTGGAATCCCGACCGGCATCAAGGTCTTCAACTGGGTTGCGACGATGTACAAGGGGTCCGTATGGCTCCGAACTCCAATGATCTATGCGCTCATGTTCCTATTCCTGTTCACGATTGGCGGTTTGACCGGGATCATGGTTGGCGTGCTGGCAGTGGATGTACACTTACATGACACGTACTTCGTGGTTGCACACTTCCATTATGTCATGATGGGAGGTGCACTCATTGGGCTGATTGGAGGCCTGCACTACTGGTGGCCAAAGATGACCGGTCGGATGTACAATGAGACTGCGGGCGTGATTGCGGCGATCCTTGTATTCATTGGCTTTAACCTGACCTTCTTTACCCAGTTCTTCCTAGGTACCAAGGGAATGCCACGTCGCTATCATGATTATTCTGAGTTCCTGCAAACCTACCCGGAATTTGCAGCACTGAATATGGCGTCTACGATCGGTTCTTACATCCTAGCAGTTGGTCTGGTAATGATTCTGATTTACGCATTGTACTCACTGTTCAAAGGCCCCAGGGCCACCGCAAACCCCTGGGGAGCCTGTACGCTTGAGTGGACACACACCGGCCCGGTTCCAGACGAACATAATTTCCACGATACCCCCCTGGTTACCCGTGGTCCCTATGATTTTCACCTGGCGGATGATGTCTTTGGCCAAAAAAATGATTCTTAG
- the coxB gene encoding cytochrome c oxidase subunit II — translation MSQQTSIWLPEAASTIAGDVDALFYFILITSVIFFVGVVTTMVIFAWRFRRRSPDDRPEPVHENKLVEASWIVIPSILVAVVFIWGFKLFLELGIAPPNSYEVNVTARKWSWSFSYPNGAISTDLHVPVNRPIKLRMSSDDVIHSFFVPAFRVKADVLQGRYSYVWFEATKKDTFIIACAEYCGTSHSDMYARVITHSQDDFENWLVESLPDDNLTPAQRGERLYEQWGCIGCHTLDGTTPMGPTFLGLAGSTRNFADGTSAVADDNYLRTSILNPGLQIIEGWDDIMPGQYAANLSSEEIDALVAFINEQQ, via the coding sequence ATGAGCCAGCAGACCTCAATATGGCTTCCAGAAGCGGCCTCCACGATTGCGGGGGATGTTGATGCGCTTTTCTACTTTATCCTCATTACGAGTGTGATTTTTTTCGTGGGAGTCGTCACAACCATGGTAATCTTTGCCTGGCGTTTTCGCCGGCGCAGCCCGGATGACCGCCCTGAGCCGGTCCACGAAAATAAACTGGTGGAAGCCTCCTGGATTGTCATCCCGTCCATTCTTGTAGCTGTCGTTTTTATCTGGGGGTTCAAATTATTTCTCGAACTTGGAATTGCTCCCCCAAACTCCTACGAGGTGAATGTGACTGCCCGGAAATGGAGTTGGAGTTTTAGCTATCCGAATGGGGCTATCTCCACCGATCTCCATGTCCCGGTAAATCGTCCGATCAAACTTCGCATGAGCAGCGACGATGTGATTCACAGTTTTTTTGTCCCAGCTTTTCGTGTAAAAGCTGATGTGTTGCAAGGACGCTACTCCTATGTCTGGTTTGAAGCAACAAAAAAAGATACGTTTATTATCGCCTGTGCAGAGTACTGCGGCACCTCACATTCAGATATGTACGCTCGAGTGATCACCCACTCGCAGGATGACTTTGAAAACTGGCTGGTGGAAAGTTTGCCCGATGACAACTTAACACCCGCACAACGAGGCGAGCGCCTCTACGAACAGTGGGGCTGTATTGGCTGCCATACACTGGATGGAACGACTCCAATGGGCCCAACTTTTCTTGGTCTGGCAGGCAGTACGCGAAATTTCGCAGATGGTACAAGCGCCGTAGCTGATGATAACTACCTCCGCACTTCGATTTTAAATCCTGGATTGCAGATTATTGAAGGCTGGGACGACATAATGCCCGGGCAATATGCAGCGAATCTGTCATCCGAAGAAATCGATGCACTTGTAGCATTTATAAATGAGCAGCAGTAG